A region from the Arvicola amphibius chromosome 12, mArvAmp1.2, whole genome shotgun sequence genome encodes:
- the Nsmce3 gene encoding non-structural maintenance of chromosomes element 3 homolog has translation MLQKPRGRGRPSTQTNREREWEDAGEEAPSTSRGTGGSSQGSRASLSATAVGPRTQKQMELKVAELVQFLLIKDQKKIPIKRTDILKHVVGDYRDVYPNLLKLATERLQYVFGYKLVELEPKSHTYILINMLEPVEEDAEVRGDQGTPTTGLLMIVLGLIFMKGNTITETEVWDFLRRLGVYPTKKHLIFGDPKKLITEDFVRQRYLEYRRIPHTDPVDYELQWGPRTNLETSKMKVLKFVAKVHNQDPKDWPTQYCEALADEENRARPAASASTTSS, from the coding sequence ATGTTGCAGAAACCCAGGGGCCGCGGCCGGCCCAGCACGCAGACCAATAGGGAGCGGGAGTGGGAAGACGCTGGCGAGGAGGCTCCCAGCACGTCCCGCGGCACGGGCGGCTCGTCCCAGGGCTCCCGCGCCTCCCTGTCGGCCACCGCCGTGGGGCCGCGCACCCAGAAGCAGATGGAGCTGAAGGTGGCCGAGCTGGTGCAGTTTCTGCTGATCAAGGACCAGAAGAAGATCCCCATCAAGCGCACCGACATCTTGAAGCACGTGGTGGGTGACTACCGGGACGTGTACCCCAACCTGCTGAAGCTGGCCACCGAGCGCCTACAATACGTGTTCGGGTACAAGCTGGTGGAGCTGGAGCCCAAGAGCCACACCTACATCCTCATCAACATGCTGGAGCCGGTGGAGGAGGACGCCGAAGTGAGGGGCGACCAGGGCACACCCACCACGGGCCTGCTTATGATAGTCCTGGGGCTCATCTTCATGAAAGGCAACACCATCACCGAGACCGAGGTCTGGGACTTTCTGCGGCGGCTCGGGGTGTACCCCACTAAGAAGCATTTAATTTTTGGTGACCCAAAGAAACTCATTACTGAAGACTTTGTGCGGCAGCGTTACCTGGAGTACCGGAGGATACCCCACACCGATCCTGTGGACTATGAGCTTCAGTGGGGCCCGCGAACCAACCTGGAAACCAGCAAGATGAAAGTTCTTAAGTTTGTGGCCAAAGTCCATAATCAGGACCCCAAAGACTGGCCCACACAATACTGCGAGGCCTTGGCGGATGAGGAGAATAGGGCCAGACCTGCAGCTAGTGCTTCAACCACGTCCTCTTGA